A stretch of the Ptiloglossa arizonensis isolate GNS036 chromosome 1, iyPtiAriz1_principal, whole genome shotgun sequence genome encodes the following:
- the Prp3 gene encoding pre-mRNA processing factor 3: protein MAYLTRKEIDEMKPQIEKAVHKFLGFGEPAIVTTAVNCITSGYDKRKTADKLSALLEDKKASKLTEKIFAIYDDAKAAQKSKKRSHVDDKDKDKDAKKPRFKDDEVKNEKTTEAQLSADKIRQMMANAQREIEERKRALKAIKQEEVSPIKPLLKSRDSLPSVGSMYNQGLLSKTDSDKARKIAALQAQIRSKLSSGLLGNVSVPDKPTPLILDESGRTVDITGKEVQLTQVVPTLKANIRAKKREEFKAQLQESKGPEEIQDTHFFDTRIGVKPAVRGKRTLKFHEPGKFQQLAERIRMKAQLEKLQNEISQIARKTGISSATKLALIAPKTEALSEDVPNVEWWDSVILTGGYPNEDELTMIKNSTITNLVEHPTQMRPPTDPLKPIYMPVFLTKKERKKLRRQNRREAWKEEQEKIRLGLEPPPEPKLRISNLMRVLGTEAVQDPTKIEAHVRQQMAKRLKAHEDANAARRLTADQRREKKARKLKEDTTLGVHVSVYRIRDLLNNASKKFKVETNAKQLYLTGCVMLFRDCNVVVVEGGAKQLSKYKRLMMHRIKWEEDIIKDNDGNDVPNKCVPVWEGTSKQRHFGEIKFKVCPIEKMAREHFKKHQVEHYWDLAYSGAVLDNTDDIRS from the exons ATGGCGTATTTAACGAGGAAAGAGATAGATGAAATGAAACCACAAATTGAAAAAGCGGTTCATAAATTTCTCGGTTTTGGGGAACCTGCTATTGTTACCACGGCTGTCAATTGTATTACTTCTGGCTATGATAAACGTAAAACTGCGG ATAAACTATCCGCTTTATTGGAAGATAAAAAGGCTTCAAAATTAACTgagaaaatatttgcaatataCGACGATGCTAAAGCAGCTcaaaaaagtaagaaacgaagtcATGTGGACGATAAAGATAAAGACAAAGATGCGAAAAAACCCAGATTTAAAGATGACGAAgtaaaaaatgagaaaacaaCAGAGGCACAACTATCTGCAGATAAG ATACGACAAATGATGGCTAATGCCCAAAGAGAAATCGAGGAAAGGAAAAGAGCACTGAAAGCCATAAAACAGGAAGAAGTATCGCCCATAAAACCGTTACTTAAATCACGCGATTCCTTACCTTCGGTAGGAAGCATGTATAATCAGGGTTTATTAAGTAAAACAGATTCGGATAAAGCACGAAAAATTGCTGCTTTACAAGCTCAAATCAGAAGTAAACTAAGCTCAGGACTACTTGGCAATGTCAGCGTACCTGACAAACCGACTCCATTGATCTTGGACGAATCAGGGAGAACAGTAGATATAACGGGTAAAGAAGTACAACTTACCCAAGTGGTTCCAACATTGAAAGCCAATATTCGAGCAAAAAAGCGGGAAGAATTTAAAGCACAATTACAAGAATCTAAGGGCCCCGAAGAAATACAagacacacatttctttgacaCTAGGATAGGCGTAAAACCAGCAGTACGTGGTAAACGTACATTAAAATTTCACGAACCAGGAAAGTTTCAACAGTTGGCAGAAAGAATTCGTATGAAAGCGCAgctagaaaaattacaaaatgaaattagCCAAATTGCTAGAAAAACTGGTATAAGTTCGGCGACTAAGTTGGCACTCATAGCACCAAAAACTGAAGCTCTCAGCGAAGATGTGCCTAACGTAGAATGGTGGGACTCTGTTATATTAACAGGAGGATATCCAAACGAAGATGAACTGACAATGATTAAAAATTCTACTATTACCAATCTTGTGGAACATCCCACACAAATGCGACCACCAa CCGATCCATTGAAACCAATATATATGCCCGTATTTCTGACGAAAAAGGAACGTAAGAAATTACGTAGACAAAATAGGCGAGAAGCATGGaaagaagaacaagaaaaaATTCGATTAGGCCTTGAACCACCACCAGAACCGAAATTGCGAATTTCGAATCTTATGCGAGTATTAGGTACAGAAGCCGTCCAAGATCCTACAAAAATAGAAGCTCATGTTCGACAACAAATGGCTAAAAGATTAAAGGCACACGAGGATGCTAATGCAGCTCGACGACTGACAGCCGATCAACGACGAGAAAAGAAGGCAAGAAAACTTAAAGAAGATACTACACTCGGTGTACACGTATCCGTTTACag AATACGCGATCTTCTAAATAATGCTTCAAAGAAATTTAAAGTTGAAACAAATGCAAAACAGCTTTACCTTACTGGCTGTGTAATGCTCTTCCGAGACTGTAACGTTGTTGTAGTAGAAGGTGGTGCAAAACAATTGAGCAAATACAAACGATTAATGATGCATCGCATTAAATGGGAGGAAGATATTATAAAGGATAACGATGGAAACGATGTACCGAATAAATGTGTTCCTGTATGGGAAGGTACTAGTAAGCAACGTCATTTcggagaaattaaatttaaagtttGTCCGATCGAGAAAATGGCTCGAGAGCACTTTAAAAAGCACCAGGTTGAACATTACTGGGATTTAGCTTACAGCGGAGCTGTTCTTGATAACACAGACGATATTCGCTCTTAG